The following coding sequences lie in one Trypanosoma brucei gambiense DAL972 chromosome 7, complete sequence genomic window:
- a CDS encoding retrotransposon hot spot protein, producing the protein MGWSSATFQLGINDESGIMDNNVYIRREMMRVWYIIQRKLNAWWVQKTESTPPTHIVIGISGIGKSCGVGSFLLHSLLHFHEGMLDVVVYFTDAKAYLIYNKKGNEEGRVVLYKRKDVTNVIKEMRLKKRGHIIFDTDGPDETPPYETPRNVWGVTVLAPPDGVRYKYWMKNLEQTRIILNCDDVRDIKAFVAWKKLSLFPNYTTLDENARLKVKEELEDEWRLVERRVDFVGPLPRYVFSNGAGCREAAVIRYLSSLSCNRRDGYDMMMGKYFEWKGNHFTESLIKIVRERSRYGNLESYHCRPLSVAIGNMILCTLFADVAESMSSHEFMMEYGKVGAYSLETRALVSLLFPRVFCVVTKHLNYLRRLGETEDKRSILKDMTPQQFQIFEQKFLPKTGQNAIGNCKYKVLYRSLEESKLFVDGFFFVEDCSRRVADMRDGFPQLGVASKTIVLIQITDNYRKEASVSELQEFMTNIARYFSDWDTFSRNMAWEMIYVNAIYGGVIKTRQRCVNNNTADAEQQTEETQVFWDGIDQYQITFDNKIQKELIIAYHEERKYRDAPAFTRK; encoded by the coding sequence ATGGGTTGGTCATCAGCTACGTTTCAATTAGGTATCAATGATGAAAGTGGTATAATGGACAATAATGTCTacatccgtcgtgaaatgATGCGTGTGTGGTATATAATACAACGAAAATTAAATGCATGGTGGGTGCAAAAGACAGAGagcacaccaccaacacacattgTCATTGGTATATCTGGTATTGGAAAATCATGTGgagttggatcatttttacttcattccctacttcacttccatgaaggaatgcttgatgtCGTTGTGTATTTCACGGATGCCAAAGCTTACCTTATATACAACAAGAAGGGGaatgaggaagggagggttgTATTGTACAAGAGAAAAGACGTCACTAATGTTATTAAAGAAATGCgtttgaaaaaaagagggcatattatttttgataCTGATGGACCTGATGAGACTCCGCCTTATGAGACCCCAAGAAATGTTTGGGGTGTGACTGTCCTCGCACCCCCAGATGGAGTTCGCTACAAGTACTGGATGAAGAACCTGGAACAAACAAGGATAATTTTAAACTGCGATGACGTACGTGACATTAAGGCGTTTGTGGCCTGGAAGAAACTGTCCCTATTTCCCAACTATACGACTCTCGATGAAAATGCTCGTTTGAAGGTTAAGGAAGAACTAGAGGATGAGTGGAGGTTGGTGGAGAGACGTGTTGACTTTGTGGGGCCGCTGCCTCGTTATGTTTTCAGTAATGGAGCTGGCTGTCGTGAGGCGGCGGTAATAAGGTATCTAAGCAGTCTCAGTTGTAATAGAAGAGATGGCTATGATATGATGAtgggaaaatattttgaaTGGAAAGGTAATCATTTCACAGAATCGTTAATAAAGATTGTACGGGAGAGGAGCAGATATGGAAACCTCGAATCATACCACTGTAGACCTCTATCAGTTGCCATTGGGAATATGATACTCTGTACGCTGTTTGCAGATGTTGCGGAAAGTATGTCATCCCATGAATTCATGATGGAATACGGTAAGGTCGGAGCCTACTCGCTTGAAACAAGGGCTTTggtttcacttctctttcctagAGTCTTTTGTGTGGTCACAAAACATTTGAACTACCTCCGAAGACTCGGAGAGACGGAAGACAAGCGTAGCATCCTGAAAGATATGACCCCACAACAGTTTCAAATTTTTGAACAAAAGTTCTTACCAAAAACTGGACAGAATGCAATTGGAAACTGTAAATACAAAGTGCTCTACAGGTCATTGGAGGAGAGTAAGCTTTTTGTGGatggctttttctttgtggaagATTGCTCTAGAAGGGTTGCGGATATGAGGGATGGTTTTCCACAACTGGGAGTTGCCTCAAAGACTATTGTGCTTATTCAAATAACAGATAAttacaggaaagaagcaagtgTTTCAGAGTTACAGGAATTTATGACAAACATTGCAAGGTATTTTTCCGATTGGGATACCTTTTCTCGTAACATGGCATGGGAGATGATATATGTTAATGCTATTTATGGTGGTGTGATTAAGACGCGGCAACGATgtgtgaacaacaacaccgctgATGCTGAGCAACAAACTGAGGAAACACAAGTATTTTGGGATGGTATTGACCAGTATCAAATAACATTTGATAACAAGATACAGAAAGAGCTTATAATAGCGTATcatgaagagagaaaatatcgAGATGCACCAGCATTCACACGGAAATGA
- a CDS encoding retrotransposon hot spot protein (RHS,pseudogene), putative, protein MIQNNGNMRNTQNVFNERFNRAQGEVQERGGRQMQNPSVTGKRKSREEELYESLYYAKWSYVMSGYNQEPLGMKVFFGRPQHIWTEEEVDITPEHCEVDEELEERPTGLEIFVLTSKMGWPSATFQLGMNDESGIMDNNVYIRREMMRVWYIIQRKLNEWWVEKTESTPPTHIIIGIPGTGKSCGVGSFLLHSLLHFHEGMLDVVVYFTDAKAYLIYNKKGNEEGRVVLYKRKDVINVIEEMRLKKRGHIIFDTDGPDETPPYETQYLGWGITTLNTPDTHYYEHWEKDYLSWNVILNCDDVRDIKAFVAWKKLSLFPNYTTLDENARAKVMEELEDEWRLVERRVDVVGPLPRYVFSKQSYTNRLQDISDYLRSLENEKKEEYETILEKYFTWKSEKVVHSLVKIVREGSGYGNLESYHCRPLSVAIGNMILCTLFSTVATLMVEKHSESVYGKVGAYSLETRALVSLLFPRVFCVVTKHLNYLRRLGETEDKRSILKDMTPQQFQIFEQKFLPKTGQNAIGNCKYKVLYRSLEESKLFVDGFFFVEDCSRRVADMRDGFPQLGVASKTIVLIQITDNYRKEASVSELQEFMTNIARYFSDWDTFSRNMAWEMIYVNAIYGGVIKTRQRCVNNNTADAEQQTEETQVFWDGIDQYQITFDNKIQKELIIAYHEERKYRDAPAFTRK, encoded by the coding sequence ATGAttcaaaacaacggcaataTGAGAAATACTCAGAATGTGTTTAACGAACGGTTTAATCGTGCACAAGGTGAAGTGCAGGAACGAGGTGGACGACAGATGCAGAATCCATCGGTAactggaaaaaggaaatctcgtgaagaggagttataTGAGTCTCTGTATTATGCGAagtggagttatgtgatgtcagGTTATAATCAAGAGCCACtcggtatgaaggtattcTTTGGAAGACCACAACACATATGgacggaagaagaagtggaTATAACTCCTGAACATTGTGAAGTTGATGAGGAACTTGAGGAGAGACCCACTGGCCTGGAGATCTTTGTCCTTACATCAAAGATGGGTTGGCCATCAGCTACGTTTCAATTAGGTATGAATGATGAAAGTGGTATAATGGACAATAATGTCTacatccgtcgtgaaatgATGCGTGTGTGGTATATAATACAACGAAAATTAAATGAatggtgggtggaaaagacagagagcacaccaccaacacacattATCATTGGTATTCCAGGGACTGGAAAATCATGTGgagttggatcatttttacttcattccctacttcacttccatgaaggaatgcttgatgtCGTTGTGTATTTCACGGATGCCAAAGCTTACCTTATATACAACAAGAAGGGGaatgaggaagggagggttgTATTGTACAAGAGAAAAGACGTTATTAATGTTATTGAAGAAATGCgtttgaaaaaaagagggcatattatttttgataCTGATGGACCTGATGAGACTCCGCCTTATGAGACCCAATATCTTGGGTGGGGAATAACTACACTCAACACTCCGGATACACACTATTATGAACATTGGGAGAAGGACTATTTAAGTTGGAATGTGATTTTAAACTGCGATGACGTACGTGACATTAAGGCGTTTGTGGCCTGGAAGAAATTGTCCCTATTTCCCAACTATACGACTCTCGATGAAAATGCTCGTGCGAAGGTTATGGAAGAACTAGAGGATGAGTGGAGGTTGGTGGAGAGACGTGTTGACGTTGTGGGGCCGCTGCCTCGTTATGTTTTCAGCAAGCAAAGTTACACCAACCGGCTGCAGGATATCAGTGATTACCTAAGAAGCCTagaaaatgagaagaaagaagagtaTGAAACGATTctggaaaaatattttacgtggaaaagtgaaaaagtgGTTCACAGTTTAGTGAAGATTGTACGGGAGGGGAGCGGATATGGCAACCTCGAATCATACCACTGTAGACCTCTATCAGTTGCCATTGGGAATATGATACTCTGTACGCTGTTTTCAACTGTTGCAACACTGATGGTTGAGAAACATAGTGAAAGCGTATACGGTAAGGTCGGAGCCTACTCGCTTGAAACAAGGGCTTTggtttcacttctctttcctagAGTCTTTTGTGTGGTCACAAAACATTTGAACTACCTCCGAAGACTCGGAGAGACGGAAGACAAGCGTAGCATCCTGAAAGATATGACCCCACAACAGTTTCAAATTTTTGAACAAAAGTTCTTACCAAAAACTGGACAGAATGCAATTGGAAACTGTAAATACAAGGTGCTCTACAGGTCATTGGAGGAGAGTAAGCTTTTTGTGGatggctttttctttgtggaagATTGCTCTAGAAGGGTTGCGGATATGCGGGATGGTTTTCCACAACTGGGAGTTGCCTCAAAGACTATTGTGCTTATTCAAATAACAGATAAttacaggaaagaagcaagtgTTTCAGAGTTACAGGAATTTATGACAAACATTGCAAGGTATTTTTCCGATTGGGATACCTTTTCTCGTAACATGGCATGGGAGATGATATATGTTAATGCTATTTATGGTGGTGTGATTAAGACGCGGCAACGATgtgtgaacaacaacaccgctgATGCTGAGCAACAAACTGAGGAAACACAAGTATTTTGGGATGGTATTGACCAGTATCAAATAACATTTGATAACAAGATACAGAAAGAGCTTATAATAGCGTATcatgaagagagaaaatatcgAGATGCACCAGCATTCACACGGAAATGA
- a CDS encoding retrotransposon hot spot (RHS) protein2, producing MMRVWYIIQRKLNAWWVEKTESTPPTHIIIGIPGTGKSCGVGSFLLHSLLHFHEGMLDVVVYFTDAKAYLIYNKKGNEEGRVVLYKRKDATNVIEEMRLKKRGHIIFDINSPKETLPYETQYLGWGITTLNTPDTYYYKHWGKDYFSWNVILNCDDVRDIKAFVAWKKLSLFPNYTTLDENARAKVKEELEDEWRLVERRVDFVGPLPRYVFSNGAGRREAAVIRYLSSLSCNRRDGYDMMMGKYFEWKGNHFTESLIKIVRERSRYGNLESYHCRPLSVAIGNMILCTLFADVAESMSSHEFMMEYGKVGAYSLKTRALVSLLFPRVFCVVTKHLNYLRRLGETEDKRSILKDMTPQQFQIFEQKFLPEAGQNAIGNCKYKVLYRSLEESKLFVDGFFFVEDCSRRVADMRDGFPQLGVASKTIVLIQITDNYRKEASVSELQEFMTNIARYFSDWDTFSRNMAWEMIYVNAIYGGVIKTRQRCVNNNTADAEQQTEETQVFWDGIDQYQITFDNKIQKELIIAYHEERKYRDAPAFTRKRGHE from the coding sequence ATGATGCGTGTGTGGTATATAATACAACGAAAATTAAATGCatggtgggtggaaaagacagagagcacaccaccaacacacattATCATTGGTATTCCAGGGACTGGAAAATCATGTGgagttggatcatttttacttcattccctacttcacttccatgaaggaatgcttgatgtCGTTGTGTATTTCACGGATGCCAAAGCTTACCTTATATACAACAAGAAGGGGaatgaggaagggagggttgTATTGTACAAGAGAAAAGACGCCACTAATGTTATTGAAGAAATGCgtttgaaaaaaagagggcatattatttttgatattaaTAGTCCTAAGGAGACTCTGCCTTATGAGACCCAATATCTTGGGTGGGGAATAACTACACTCAACACTCCGGATACATACTATTATAAACATTGGGGGAAGGACTATTTCAGTTGGAATGTGATTTTAAACTGCGATGACGTACGTGACATTAAGGCGTTTGTGGCCTGGAAGAAACTGTCCCTATTTCCCAACTATACGACTCTCGATGAAAATGCTCGTGCGAAGGTTAAGGAAGAACTAGAGGATGAGTGGAGGTTGGTGGAGAGACGTGTTGACTTTGTGGGGCCGCTGCCTCGTTATGTTTTCAGTAATGGAGCTGGCCGTCGTGAGGCGGCGGTAATAAGGTATCTAAGCAGTCTCAGTTGTAATAGACGAGATGGCTATGATATGATGAtgggaaaatattttgaaTGGAAAGGTAATCATTTCACAGAATCGTTAATAAAGATTGTACGGGAGAGGAGCAGATATGGAAACCTCGAATCATACCACTGTAGACCTCTATCAGTTGCCATTGGGAATATGATACTCTGTACGCTGTTTGCAGATGTTGCGGAAAGTATGTCATCCCATGAATTCATGATGGAATACGGTAAGGTCGGAGCCTACTCGCTTAAAACAAGGGCTTTggtttcacttctctttcctagAGTCTTTTGTGTGGTCACAAAACATTTGAACTACCTCCGAAGACTCGGAGAGACGGAAGACAAGCGTAGCATCCTGAAAGATATGACCCCACAACAGTTTCAAATTTTTGAACAAAAGTTCTTGCCAGAAGCTGGACAGAATGCAATTGGAAACTGTAAATACAAAGTGCTCTACAGGTCATTGGAAGAGAGCAAGCTTTTTGTGGatggctttttctttgtggaagATTGCTCTAGAAGGGTTGCGGATATGCGGGATGGTTTTCCACAACTGGGAGTTGCCTCAAAGACTATTGTGCTTATTCAAATAACAGATAAttacaggaaagaagcaagtgTTTCAGAGTTACAGGAATTTATGACAAACATTGCAAGGTATTTTTCCGATTGGGATACCTTTTCTCGTAACATGGCATGGGAGATGATATATGTTAATGCTATTTATGGTGGTGTGATTAAGACGCGGCAACGATgtgtgaacaacaacaccgctgATGCTGAGCAACAAACTGAGGAAACACAAGTATTTTGGGATGGTATTGACCAGTATCAAATAACATTTGATAACAAGATACAGAAAGAGCTTATAATAGCGTATcatgaagagagaaaatatcgAGATGCACCAGCATTCACACGGAAACGAGGTCATGAGTAG
- a CDS encoding retrotransposon hot spot (RHS) protein, putative,(fragment): protein MIQNNGNMGNTQNVFNERFNRAQGEVQEQGGRQMQNPSVTGKRKSREEELYESLYYAKWSYVMSGYNQEPLGMKVFFGRPQHIWTEEEVDITPEHCEVDAELEERPTGLEIFVLTSMMGWPSDRFQGGLISLYQRIGILDNNVYIRREMMRVWYIIQQKLNAWWVQKTERPPTHIVIGISGIGKSCGVGSFLLHSLLHFHEGMLDVVVYFTDAKAYLIYNKKGNEEGRVVLYKRKDVTNVIEEMRLKKRGHIIFDINSPKETLPYEIPRNVWGVTVLAPPDGVRYKYWMKNLEQTRIILNCDDVRDIKAFVAWKKLSLFPNYTTLDENARAKVKEELEDEWRLVERRVDVVGPLPRYVFGNRGNCRELEVIRYLSRLSCNRRDGYDMMMGKYFEWKGNDFTQPLIKIVRERSRYGNLESYHCRPLSVAIGNMILCTLFATVAESMSSHEFMMEYGKVGAYSLKTRALVSLLFPRVFCVVTKHLNYLRRLGETEDKRSILKDMTPQQFQLVEQKFLPEAGQNAMETVNTRCSTGH, encoded by the coding sequence ATGAttcaaaacaacggcaataTGGGAAATACTCAGAATGTGTTTAACGAACGGTTTAATCGTGCACAAGGTGAAGTGCAGGAACAAGGTGGACGACAGATGCAGAATCCATCGGTAactggaaaaaggaaatctcgtgaagaggagttataTGAGTCTCTGTATTATGCGAagtggagttatgtgatgtcagGTTATAATCAAGAGCCACtcggtatgaaggtattcTTTGGAAGACCACAACACATATGgacggaagaagaagttgATATAACTCCTGAACATTGTGAAGTTGATGCGGAACTTGAGGAGAGACCCACTGGCCTGGAGATCTTTGTCCTTACATCAATGATGGGTTGGCCCTCAGATAGATTTCAAGGTGGTCTAATTAGTTTATATCAGAGAATTGGGATATTGGACAATAATGTCTacatccgtcgtgaaatgatgcgtgtgtggtatataatacaacaaaaattaaatgcATGGTGGGTGCAAAAGACAGAGAGaccaccaacacacattgTCATTGGTATATCTGGTATTGGAAAATCATGTGgagttggatcatttttacttcattccctacttcacttccatgaaggaatgcttgatgtCGTTGTGTATTTCACGGATGCCAAAGCTTACCTTATATACAACAAGAAGGGGaatgaggaagggagggttgTATTGTACAAGAGAAAAGACGTCACTAATGTTATTGAAGAAATGCgtttgaaaaaaagagggcatattatttttgatattaaTAGTCCTAAGGAGACTCTGCCTTATGAGATCCCAAGAAATGTTTGGGGTGTGACTGTCCTCGCACCCCCAGATGGAGTTCGCTACAAGTACTGGATGAAGAACCTGGAACAAACAAGGATAATTTTAAACTGCGATGACGTACGTGACATTAAGGCGTTTGTAGCTTGGAAGAAACTGTCCCTATTTCCCAACTATACGACTCTCGATGAAAATGCTCGTGCGAAGGTTAAGGAAGAGCTAGAGGATGAGTGGAGGTTGGTGGAGAGACGTGTTGACGTAGTGGGGCCGCTGCCTCGTTATGTTTTCGGTAATCGAGGTAACTGTCGTGAGTTGGAGGTAATAAGGTATCTAAGCCGTCTCAGTTGTAATAGACGAGATGGCTATGATATGATGAtgggaaaatattttgaaTGGAAAGGTAATGATTTCACACAACCGTTAATAAAGATTGTACGGGAGAGGAGCAGATATGGCAACCTCGAATCATACCACTGTAGACCTCTATCAGTTGCCATTGGGAATATGATACTCTGTACGCTGTTTGCAACTGTTGCGGAAAGTATGTCATCCCATGAATTCATGATGGAATACGGTAAGGTCGGAGCCTACTCGCTTAAAACAAGGGCTTTggtttcacttctctttcctagAGTCTTTTGTGTGGTCACAAAACATTTGAACTACCTCCGAAGACTCGGAGAGACGGAAGACAAGCGTAGCATCCTGAAAGATATGACCCCACAACAGTTTCAACTTGTTGAACAAAAGTTCTTACCAGAAGCTGGACAGAATGCAATGGAAACTGTGAATACAAGGTGCTCTACAGGTCAT
- a CDS encoding retrotransposon hot spot (RHS) protein, putative produces MIQNNGNMGNTQNVFNERFNRAQGEVQERGGRQMQNPSVTGKRKSREEELYESLYYAKWSYVMSGYNQEPLGMKVFFGRPQHIWTEEEVDITPEHCEVDAELEERPTGLEIFVLTSMMGWPSATFQLGINDESGIMDNNVYIRREMMRVWYIIQQKLNEWWVEKTESTPPTHIVIGIPGTGKSCGVGSFLLHSLLHFHEGMLDVVVYFTDAKAYLIYNKKGNEEGRVVLYKRKDVTNVIKEMRLKKRGHIIFDTDGPDETPPYETQYLGWGITTLNTPDTYYYKHWGKDYFSWNVILNCDDVRDIKAFVAWKKLSLFPNYTTLDENARAKVKEELEDEWRLVERRVDVVGPLPRYVFSEQSYTNRLQDISDYLRSLENEKKEEYETILEKYFTWKSEKVVHSLVKIVREGGRYDDLESYHCRPLSVAIGNMILCTLFSTVATLMVEKHSESVYGKVGAYSLETRALVSLLFPRVFCVVTKHLNYLRRLGETEDKRSILKDMTPQQFQIFEQKFLPEAGQNAIGNCKYKVLYRSLEESKLFVDGFFFVEDCSRRVADMRDGFPQLGVASKTIVLIQITDNYRKEASVSELQEFMTNIARYFSDWDTFSRNMAWEMIYVNAIYGGVIKTRQRCVNNNTADAEQQTEETQVFWDGIDQYQITFDNKIQKELIIAYHEERKYRDAPAFTRKRGHE; encoded by the coding sequence ATGAttcaaaacaacggcaataTGGGAAATACTCAGAATGTGTTTAACGAACGGTTTAATCGTGCACAAGGTGAAGTGCAGGAACGAGGTGGACGACAGATGCAGAATCCATCGGTAactggaaaaaggaaatctcgtgaagaggagttataTGAGTCTCTGTATTATGCGAagtggagttatgtgatgtcagGTTATAATCAAGAGCCACtcggtatgaaggtattcTTTGGAAGACCACAACACATATGgacggaagaagaagtggaTATAACTCCTGAACATTGTGAAGTTGATGCGGAACTTGAGGAGAGACCCACTGGCCTGGAGATCTTTGTCCTTACATCAATGATGGGTTGGCCATCAGCTACGTTTCAATTAGGTATCAATGATGAAAGTGGTATAATGGACAATAATGTCTacatccgtcgtgaaatgatgcgtgtgtggtatataatacaacaaaaattaaatgaatggtgggtggaaaagacagagagcacaccaccaacacacattgTCATTGGTATTCCAGGGACTGGAAAATCATGTGgagttggatcatttttacttcattccctacttcacttccatgaaggaatgcttgatgtCGTTGTGTATTTCACGGATGCCAAAGCTTACCTTATATACAACAAGAAGGGGaatgaggaagggagggttgTATTGTACAAGAGAAAAGACGTCACTAATGTTATTAAAGAAAtgcgtttaaaaaaaagagggcatattatttttgataCTGATGGACCTGATGAGACTCCGCCTTATGAGACCCAATATCTTGGGTGGGGAATAACTACACTCAACACTCCGGATACATACTATTATAAACATTGGGGGAAGGACTATTTCAGTTGGAATGTGATTTTAAACTGCGATGACGTACGTGACATTAAGGCGTTTGTGGCCTGGAAGAAATTGTCCCTATTTCCCAACTATACGACTCTCGATGAAAATGCTCGTGCGAAGGTTAAGGAAGAACTAGAGGATGAGTGGAGGTTAGTGGAGAGACGTGTTGACGTTGTGGGGCCGCTGCCTCGTTATGTTTTCAGCGAGCAAAGTTACACCAACCGGCTGCAGGATATCAGTGATTACCTAAGAAGCCTagaaaatgagaagaaagaagagtaTGAAACGATTctggaaaaatattttacgtggaaaagtgaaaaagtgGTTCACAGTTTAGTGAAGATTGTACGGGAGGGGGGCAGATATGACGACCTCGAATCATACCACTGTAGACCTCTATCAGTTGCCATTGGGAATATGATACTCTGTACGCTGTTTTCAACTGTTGCAACACTGATGGTTGAGAAACATAGTGAAAGCGTATACGGTAAGGTCGGAGCCTACTCGCTTGAAACAAGGGCTTTggtttcacttctctttcctagAGTCTTTTGTGTGGTCACAAAACATTTGAACTACCTCCGAAGACTCGGAGAGACGGAAGACAAGCGTAGCATCCTGAAAGATATGACCCCACAACAGTTTCAAATTTTTGAACAAAAGTTCTTGCCAGAAGCTGGACAGAATGCAATTGGAAACTGTAAATACAAAGTGCTCTACAGGTCATTGGAAGAGAGCAAGCTTTTTGTGGatggctttttctttgtggaagATTGCTCTAGAAGGGTTGCGGATATGCGGGATGGTTTTCCACAACTGGGAGTTGCCTCAAAGACTATTGTGCTTATTCAAATAACAGATAAttacaggaaagaagcaagtgTTTCAGAGTTACAGGAATTTATGACAAACATTGCAAGGTATTTTTCCGATTGGGATACCTTTTCTCGTAACATGGCATGGGAGATGATATATGTTAATGCTATTTATGGTGGTGTGATTAAGACGCGGCAACGATgtgtgaacaacaacaccgctgATGCTGAGCAACAAACTGAGGAAACACAAGTATTTTGGGATGGTATTGACCAGTATCAAATAACATTTGATAACAAGATACAGAAAGAGCTTATAATAGCGTATcatgaagagagaaaatatcgAGATGCACCAGCATTCACACGGAAACGAGGTCATGAGTAG
- a CDS encoding retrotransposon hot spot (RHS) protein, putative codes for MMGWPSATFQLGINDESGIMDNNVYIRREMMRVWYIIQRKLNAWWVQKTESTPPTHIVIGISGIGKSCGVGSFLLHSLLHFHEGMLDVVVYFTDAKAYLIYNKKGNEEGRVVLYKRKDVTNVIKEMRLKKRGHIIFDTDGPDETPPYETPRNVWGVTVLAPPDGVRYKYWMKNLEQTRIILNCDDVRDIKAFVAWKKLSLFPNYTTLDENARLKVKEELEDEWRLVERRVDVVGPLPRYVFSKQSYTNRLQDISDYLRSLENEKKEEYETILEKYFTWKSEKVVHSLVKIVREGGRYDDLESYHCRPLSVAIGNMILCTLFADVAESMSSHEFMMRYGKVGAYSLKTRALVSLLFPRVFCVVTKHLNYLRRLGETEDKRSILKDMTPQQFQIFEQKFLPEAGQNAIGNCKYKVLYRSLEESKLFVDGFFFVEDCSRRVADMRDGFPQLGVASKTIVLIQITDNYRKEASVSELQEFMTNIARYFSDWDTFSRNMAWEMIYVNAIYGGVIKTRQRCVNNNTADAEQQTEETQVFWDGIDQYQITFDNKIQKELIIAYHEERKYRDAPAFTRKRGHE; via the coding sequence ATGATGGGTTGGCCATCAGCTACGTTTCAATTAGGTATCAATGATGAAAGTGGTATAATGGACAATAATGTCTacatccgtcgtgaaatgATGCGTGTGTGGTATATAATACAACGAAAATTAAATGCATGGTGGGTGCAAAAGACAGAGagcacaccaccaacacacattgTCATTGGTATATCTGGTATTGGAAAATCATGTGgagttggatcatttttacttcattccctacttcacttccatgaaggaatgcttgatgtCGTTGTGTATTTCACGGATGCCAAAGCTTACCTTATATACAACAAGAAGGGGaatgaggaagggagggttgTATTGTACAAGAGAAAAGACGTCACTAATGTTATTAAAGAAAtgcgtttaaaaaaaagagggcatattatttttgataCTGATGGACCTGATGAGACTCCGCCTTATGAGACCCCAAGAAATGTTTGGGGTGTGACTGTCCTCGCACCCCCAGATGGAGTTCGCTACAAGTACTGGATGAAGAACCTGGAACAAACAAGGATAATTTTAAACTGCGATGACGTACGTGACATTAAGGCGTTTGTGGCCTGGAAGAAACTGTCCCTATTTCCCAACTATACAACTCTCGATGAAAATGCTCGTTTGAAGGTTAAGGAAGAACTAGAGGATGAGTGGAGGTTAGTGGAGAGACGTGTTGACGTTGTGGGGCCGCTGCCTCGTTATGTTTTCAGCAAGCAAAGTTACACCAACCGGCTGCAGGATATCAGTGATTACCTAAGAAGCCTagaaaatgagaagaaagaagagtaTGAAACGATTctggaaaaatattttacgtggaaaagtgaaaaagtgGTTCACAGTTTAGTGAAGATTGTACGGGAGGGGGGCAGATATGACGACCTCGAATCATACCACTGTAGACCTCTATCAGTTGCCATTGGGAATATGATACTCTGTACGCTGTTTGCAGATGTTGCGGAAAGTATGTCATCCCATGAATTCATGATGAGATACGGTAAGGTCGGAGCCTACTCGCTTAAAACAAGGGCTTTggtttcacttctctttcctagAGTCTTTTGTGTGGTCACAAAACATTTGAACTACCTCCGAAGACTCGGAGAGACGGAAGACAAGCGTAGCATCCTGAAAGATATGACCCCACAACAGTTTCAAATTTTTGAACAAAAGTTCTTGCCAGAAGCTGGACAGAATGCAATTGGAAACTGTAAATACAAAGTGCTCTACAGGTCATTGGAAGAGAGTAAGCTTTTTGTGGatggctttttctttgtggaagATTGCTCTAGAAGGGTTGCGGATATGAGGGATGGTTTTCCACAACTGGGAGTTGCCTCAAAGACTATTGTGCTTATTCAAATAACAGATAAttacaggaaagaagcaagtgTTTCAGAGTTACAGGAATTTATGACAAACATTGCAAGGTATTTTTCCGATTGGGATACCTTTTCTCGTAACATGGCATGGGAGATGATATATGTTAATGCTATTTATGGTGGTGTGATTAAGACGCGGCAACGATgtgtgaacaacaacaccgctgATGCTGAGCAACAAACTGAGGAAACACAAGTATTTTGGGATGGTATTGACCAGTATCAAATAACATTTGATAACAAGATACAGAAAGAGCTTATAATAGCGTATcatgaagagagaaaatatcgAGATGCACCAGCATTCACACGGAAACGAGGTCATGAGTAG